The following proteins are co-located in the Streptomyces bottropensis ATCC 25435 genome:
- a CDS encoding PTS-dependent dihydroxyacetone kinase phosphotransferase subunit DhaM → MSDAEPVGIVLVSHSAAVAASVAELAQGLSGAGAAVPVAPAGGTEDGGLGTSAELISAAAASVDRGCGVAILVDLGSAVLTVKALLAEGDELPADTRLVDAPFVEGAVAAVVTASTGADLAAVAAAASEAYAYRKE, encoded by the coding sequence ATGTCTGACGCTGAGCCGGTCGGCATCGTGCTGGTGTCGCACAGCGCCGCCGTCGCCGCCTCGGTCGCCGAGCTGGCGCAAGGGCTGTCCGGTGCGGGCGCCGCCGTGCCCGTCGCGCCGGCCGGCGGCACCGAGGACGGCGGCCTGGGCACCAGCGCGGAGCTGATCTCCGCGGCGGCCGCCTCCGTCGACCGGGGCTGCGGTGTCGCGATCCTCGTCGATCTCGGGAGCGCGGTCCTCACCGTGAAGGCACTCCTCGCGGAGGGCGACGAACTCCCCGCGGACACCCGCCTGGTCGACGCGCCGTTCGTCGAGGGCGCCGTCGCCGCCGTCGTGACGGCCTCGACGGGCGCGGACCTCGCGGCGGTGGCGGCCGCCGCCTCGGAGGCGTACGCGTACCGGAAGGAATGA
- a CDS encoding PadR family transcriptional regulator — protein MSLPHAILTALLEKPSSGLELTRRFDRSIGYFWSATHQQIYRELGRLEGVGHIRALPSERPARGQKKSYEVLPAGREELARWTAAPQDPKPWRDALFVRLRAAAVVGTAGLADDLRRHLALHQQQLAEYEEIEKRDFGAGRDTTQDRLQHLILRAGIDLQTFWTQWLTDALEEFETLPEAIGDGDGREG, from the coding sequence ATGTCACTCCCGCACGCGATCCTCACCGCCCTGCTCGAAAAGCCGTCGTCGGGCCTTGAGCTGACCCGGCGGTTCGACCGGTCGATCGGCTACTTCTGGTCGGCGACGCACCAGCAGATCTATCGCGAGCTGGGACGGCTGGAGGGCGTGGGCCACATCCGGGCCCTGCCCTCCGAGCGGCCCGCCCGAGGGCAGAAGAAGAGCTACGAGGTCCTGCCGGCCGGCCGTGAGGAGCTGGCCCGCTGGACCGCCGCACCCCAGGACCCCAAGCCGTGGCGTGACGCGCTGTTCGTCCGGCTGCGCGCGGCGGCCGTGGTCGGAACGGCTGGTCTCGCGGACGATCTGCGGCGTCATCTCGCCCTGCATCAGCAGCAGTTGGCGGAGTACGAGGAGATCGAGAAGCGGGACTTCGGGGCCGGCCGGGACACGACCCAGGACCGGCTCCAGCATCTGATCCTGCGGGCGGGCATCGACCTGCAGACCTTCTGGACCCAGTGGCTGACCGACGCCCTGGAGGAGTTCGAGACCCTGCCGGAAGCCATCGGCGACGGCGACGGCCGGGAAGGGTGA
- a CDS encoding fibronectin type III domain-containing protein, translated as MRRVPVPALALVPLLCGSLLLMSGCAVKETPGRRPPPPPPGVTAEAGSATSVHIMWNRASGGPRIAGYEVYRGRTKVKDVPGGEHMADITRLRPATTYVFTVRARDAAGDLGPPSAQVRATTPAAGTGDRRAPTRPGRLDGRTVGSRAVQLSWGPSTDDRDVASYDILQGGSKIHSVGGQQTAAVVTGLRPGTRYSFTVRARDAADNVSPVSPAVRLTTSPGADDGRGTAPTGFRAGIRRADGAYSIELSWRPPRADGVITEYEIQLDGRPATTLVWGGTPPRHRATHSFYAGREAGVSYRVRIRARLPDGTWGGFSPERTVTTGG; from the coding sequence GTGCGACGCGTTCCCGTGCCGGCACTCGCCCTGGTTCCGCTGCTCTGCGGCTCGCTGCTCCTCATGTCCGGCTGCGCGGTCAAGGAGACCCCCGGCCGTCGCCCGCCGCCGCCCCCGCCCGGCGTCACCGCCGAGGCGGGCAGCGCCACCAGCGTGCACATCATGTGGAACCGGGCGTCCGGCGGCCCGCGGATCGCCGGGTACGAGGTGTACCGGGGCCGCACGAAGGTGAAGGACGTGCCGGGCGGCGAGCACATGGCCGACATCACCCGGCTCCGCCCCGCCACCACCTACGTGTTCACGGTCCGGGCCCGCGATGCCGCCGGGGACCTCGGGCCGCCCAGCGCACAGGTCCGGGCCACGACTCCCGCCGCCGGGACGGGGGACCGCCGGGCCCCCACCCGTCCCGGGCGCCTGGACGGCAGGACGGTCGGGAGCAGAGCGGTACAGCTGTCCTGGGGGCCCTCGACGGACGACCGTGACGTGGCGTCGTACGACATCCTCCAGGGCGGTTCGAAGATCCACAGCGTGGGCGGGCAACAGACGGCGGCCGTGGTCACGGGGTTGCGGCCCGGCACCCGCTACTCCTTCACCGTGCGCGCCCGGGACGCGGCGGACAACGTCTCTCCCGTGAGCCCGGCCGTACGCCTCACCACCTCGCCGGGGGCGGACGACGGGCGGGGCACCGCGCCCACCGGGTTCCGCGCCGGCATCCGCCGGGCCGACGGGGCGTACTCCATCGAGCTGTCCTGGCGGCCGCCGCGCGCTGATGGGGTGATCACGGAGTACGAGATCCAGCTCGACGGACGGCCGGCGACCACACTCGTCTGGGGCGGGACCCCGCCCCGCCACCGGGCCACCCACAGCTTCTACGCGGGCCGGGAGGCCGGGGTGTCGTACCGGGTGCGGATCCGCGCGAGGCTTCCGGACGGGACCTGGGGCGGATTCTCACCGGAACGGACGGTGACCACCGGCGGGTGA
- a CDS encoding glycoside hydrolase family 75 protein — translation MRVRSLTLAAVGAALLAPVALPALAHPQRPVHHREGGVTAAALLAKARGCVRVSEGLYRSDAGTPADIPVCGVDGAVLWKADMDIDCDGRPSTHCNSDTDPWFQPTTSFLQSDGRYLRSESLPFIVVPVASRLWDHRVHGIRGGSVAAVVYKNRVQYAVVGDTGPQNIIGEASYATAEALGIRPDPRTGGTASGVTYIVFEDTRVTPIEDHAAAVRLGEALARKWVGGPAMRGGAAMRGGAPG, via the coding sequence GTGCGTGTCCGCTCGTTGACGCTGGCCGCCGTCGGCGCCGCCCTGCTGGCCCCGGTCGCCCTGCCCGCCCTGGCCCACCCGCAGCGCCCGGTGCACCACCGAGAGGGCGGGGTGACCGCCGCCGCCCTGCTGGCCAAGGCGCGTGGCTGTGTCCGGGTGTCCGAGGGGCTGTACAGGAGCGACGCGGGCACCCCCGCCGACATCCCCGTCTGCGGCGTCGACGGCGCGGTGCTCTGGAAGGCCGACATGGACATCGACTGCGACGGCCGGCCCAGCACGCACTGCAACAGCGACACCGACCCGTGGTTCCAGCCCACCACGTCGTTCCTGCAGTCCGACGGCCGCTACCTGCGCTCCGAGAGCCTGCCGTTCATCGTCGTCCCCGTCGCCAGCCGCCTCTGGGACCACCGGGTCCACGGCATCAGGGGCGGTTCGGTCGCCGCCGTCGTGTACAAGAACCGCGTCCAATACGCCGTCGTCGGCGACACCGGCCCCCAGAACATCATCGGCGAGGCCTCGTACGCCACGGCCGAGGCCCTCGGCATCCGCCCCGACCCGCGCACCGGCGGCACCGCGTCCGGTGTCACCTACATCGTCTTCGAGGACACCCGGGTGACCCCGATCGAGGACCACGCCGCCGCGGTGCGGCTGGGGGAGGCGCTGGCGCGGAAATGGGTGGGAGGACCGGCGATGCGCGGGGGCGCGGCGATGCGCGGCGGCGCGCCGGGCTGA
- a CDS encoding NADPH-dependent 2,4-dienoyl-CoA reductase has protein sequence MSRYPHLLSPLDLGFTTLPNRVLMGSMHVGLEEAERGFERMAEFYAARARGGVGLIVTGGIAPNEAGRPAEGGAKLTTEAEADEHRRITDAVHREGGRIAMQILHFGRYAYHPDLVAPSALQAPISPFVPHALTDAEVEQTIDDYAEAARLARRAGYDGVEIMGSEGYLINEFIAAGTNHRDDRWGGSYENRMRFPVEIVRRVREAVGEDFIVVYRLSMLDLVPGGSSFEEVVTLAKAVEAAGATIINTGIGWHEARIPTIATSVPRGAYTWVTKKLMGEVSVPLVTTNRINTPELAEELLADGHADMVSMARPMLADPDFVNKAREGRSDAINTCIGCNQACLDHTFSGKITSCLVNPRACHETELVLSPTRLRKRVAVVGAGPAGLACAVSAAERGHTVTLFDAASEIGGQLNVARKVPGKQEFDETLRYFRNRLDAYGVDVRLDNRVSADDLTAAAYDEVVVATGVTPRTPELPGVDHPKVVGYLDVLRDGAAVGDRVAILGAGGIGFDVAEYLTDGGEKTSEDPAAYFRQWGVDMDYSAPGGLAAPERPAPPRSVHLLQRKTSKVGAGLGKTTGWIHRTELKHRGVTMVPGVQYDLIDDAGLHVTVGGVRQVLEVDTVVLCTGQDPRRDLYDDLVAAGRSAHLIGGADVAAELDAKRAIQQGTEVAAAL, from the coding sequence ATGAGCCGTTACCCGCACCTGCTGAGCCCGCTCGACCTGGGCTTCACCACACTCCCCAACCGCGTCCTCATGGGCTCCATGCACGTGGGTCTGGAGGAGGCCGAGCGCGGCTTCGAGCGCATGGCGGAGTTCTACGCGGCCCGGGCCCGCGGGGGAGTGGGCCTCATCGTCACCGGCGGCATCGCACCCAACGAGGCCGGCCGACCGGCCGAGGGAGGCGCCAAGCTCACCACCGAGGCCGAGGCGGACGAGCACCGCCGGATCACCGACGCCGTCCACCGCGAGGGCGGCCGGATCGCGATGCAGATCCTGCACTTCGGGCGGTACGCCTACCACCCCGACCTGGTCGCCCCGAGCGCTCTGCAGGCCCCGATCAGCCCGTTCGTCCCGCACGCGCTCACGGACGCCGAGGTCGAGCAGACGATCGACGACTACGCCGAGGCGGCCCGCCTCGCCCGCCGGGCTGGGTACGACGGCGTCGAGATCATGGGCTCCGAGGGCTATCTGATCAACGAGTTCATCGCCGCCGGGACCAACCACCGCGACGACCGCTGGGGCGGCTCCTACGAGAACCGGATGCGCTTCCCCGTCGAGATCGTGCGCCGGGTGCGCGAGGCGGTCGGCGAGGACTTCATCGTCGTCTACCGGTTGTCGATGCTCGACCTCGTCCCCGGCGGATCCAGCTTCGAGGAGGTGGTCACGCTGGCCAAGGCCGTCGAGGCGGCCGGGGCGACCATCATCAACACCGGCATCGGCTGGCACGAGGCCCGTATCCCCACCATCGCGACCTCGGTGCCGCGCGGCGCGTACACCTGGGTGACGAAGAAGCTGATGGGGGAGGTCTCCGTCCCGCTCGTCACCACCAACCGCATCAACACCCCGGAACTGGCCGAGGAGTTGCTCGCCGACGGCCACGCCGACATGGTGTCCATGGCCCGCCCGATGCTCGCCGACCCCGACTTCGTCAACAAGGCCCGCGAGGGCCGCTCCGACGCCATCAACACCTGCATCGGCTGCAACCAGGCCTGCCTCGACCACACCTTCAGCGGGAAGATCACCTCCTGCCTGGTCAACCCGCGCGCCTGCCACGAGACGGAACTCGTCCTCTCCCCGACCCGGCTGCGCAAGCGGGTCGCCGTCGTCGGGGCGGGCCCGGCCGGCCTCGCCTGCGCCGTGAGCGCGGCCGAACGCGGCCACACGGTCACGCTGTTCGACGCCGCGAGCGAGATCGGCGGCCAGCTCAACGTGGCCCGCAAGGTCCCCGGCAAGCAGGAGTTCGACGAGACCCTGCGCTACTTCCGCAACCGGCTCGACGCGTACGGCGTCGACGTACGCCTGGACAACCGGGTCTCGGCCGACGACCTCACGGCCGCCGCGTACGACGAGGTCGTCGTCGCCACCGGTGTCACCCCGCGCACGCCCGAACTCCCCGGCGTCGACCACCCCAAGGTCGTCGGCTACCTCGACGTCCTGCGCGACGGCGCCGCCGTGGGCGACCGGGTCGCGATCCTCGGCGCCGGCGGCATCGGCTTCGACGTCGCCGAGTACCTGACCGACGGCGGGGAGAAGACCAGTGAGGACCCGGCCGCCTACTTCCGGCAATGGGGCGTCGACATGGACTACAGCGCCCCCGGCGGCCTCGCCGCGCCCGAGCGGCCCGCCCCGCCGCGCTCGGTGCACCTCCTGCAGCGCAAGACCTCCAAGGTCGGCGCCGGTCTCGGCAAGACCACCGGCTGGATCCACCGCACCGAGCTGAAGCACCGCGGCGTCACCATGGTCCCCGGCGTCCAGTACGACCTGATCGACGACGCCGGTCTGCACGTCACCGTCGGCGGCGTCCGCCAGGTACTGGAGGTCGACACGGTCGTCCTGTGCACCGGCCAGGACCCGCGCCGCGACCTCTACGACGACCTGGTGGCGGCCGGGCGCTCCGCACACCTCATCGGCGGCGCGGACGTGGCGGCCGAACTGGACGCCAAGCGGGCGATCCAGCAGGGGACGGAGGTGGCGGCGGCGCTGTAG